The following coding sequences lie in one Oceanicola sp. 502str15 genomic window:
- a CDS encoding NAD(P)-dependent oxidoreductase, with amino-acid sequence MADKPTVGFIGVGFMGHGMAKNILKGGYPLVVKGNRNRVPVESLVGMGASEAASPREMAEQCDIIHICLGNSPQVEAVFEGEDGILAGARPGLIVVECSTADPVSTMKLAAALEAKGGKLVDAPLGRTPKEAEEGTLDAMVGADDESYAKVLPVIECWAGTINHLGPTGNGHKMKLLMNFISMGYASLYAEAAVLGAKVGITPKQFQTVIGGSRLGNGFFETFTRGCVGREAEVHKFTIQNANKDLRYVNSMAADAGVVNVVASAVRHYFNHVEAIGAGGDFVPFVTDHVARLNGMDMAEEAKK; translated from the coding sequence ATGGCAGACAAACCGACCGTCGGGTTCATCGGCGTGGGATTCATGGGCCACGGGATGGCCAAGAACATCCTGAAGGGCGGCTATCCGCTGGTGGTGAAGGGCAACCGCAACCGGGTGCCGGTGGAAAGCCTGGTGGGCATGGGCGCGAGCGAAGCCGCCAGCCCGCGCGAGATGGCGGAGCAATGCGACATTATCCATATCTGCCTTGGCAACTCGCCGCAGGTCGAGGCAGTATTCGAGGGCGAGGATGGCATTTTGGCGGGCGCAAGGCCGGGGCTGATCGTGGTGGAATGCTCCACCGCCGATCCGGTGAGCACGATGAAGCTGGCCGCCGCACTGGAGGCCAAGGGCGGCAAGCTGGTGGATGCACCGCTGGGCCGCACGCCGAAGGAGGCCGAGGAAGGCACGCTGGATGCGATGGTGGGCGCGGATGACGAGAGCTACGCCAAGGTGCTGCCGGTGATCGAATGCTGGGCGGGCACCATCAACCACCTTGGCCCCACCGGGAACGGGCACAAGATGAAGCTGCTGATGAACTTCATCTCGATGGGCTATGCCTCGCTTTATGCCGAGGCGGCAGTGCTGGGGGCCAAGGTGGGGATCACGCCGAAGCAGTTTCAGACGGTGATCGGCGGCTCGCGGCTGGGCAACGGGTTTTTCGAGACCTTCACCCGCGGCTGCGTGGGGCGCGAGGCGGAGGTGCACAAGTTCACCATCCAGAACGCCAACAAGGACCTGCGCTACGTGAACTCGATGGCCGCCGATGCGGGTGTGGTGAACGTGGTGGCCAGCGCGGTGCGGCACTACTTCAACCATGTCGAGGCGATCGGTGCGGGGGGCGATTTTGTGCCCTTCGTCACCGACCATGTGGCCCGGTTGAACGGGATGGACATGGCGGAAGAAGCCAAGAAGTGA
- a CDS encoding serine hydrolase, with amino-acid sequence MRAALKAIGVGVLLLLVAAGGAAWVKREEVARLWAVQKLFDPERIIWNFGHMGALFHAVELPIGPGDAVQPMLAGEAVPLPAGSQERIAARRITGIVVLSEGLMTHESYHEGTGAEDLRISWSVAKSYVSALVGILLDAGEIESLDDPVTRYAPALAGGAYDGARIGDVLRMQSGVAFNEDYFDYWSDINKMGRIMALGGSLDSFTAGLDGRAGPPGEIWRYVSMDTHVLGMVMRGATGQDMATLLGERLLKPMGLEGRPTLLTDARGQGFVLGGLNMMLRDYALFGLLYLQDGRLGERRIVPYDWVRESTVPSANTAPGATRYGLHWWIPKTGEGEFMAAGIYGQYIYVNRPARVVIAVSAADPGFGQEAVRDGMIDWFREIAIANVEAR; translated from the coding sequence ATGCGAGCCGCGTTGAAAGCCATTGGTGTGGGGGTGCTCCTGCTGCTTGTTGCGGCGGGGGGTGCGGCCTGGGTGAAGCGCGAGGAGGTGGCGCGGCTCTGGGCGGTGCAGAAGCTGTTCGACCCGGAGCGGATTATCTGGAACTTCGGCCATATGGGCGCGCTGTTTCATGCGGTGGAGCTGCCGATTGGCCCCGGCGATGCGGTGCAGCCGATGCTGGCGGGAGAGGCCGTGCCGCTGCCGGCCGGGTCGCAGGAGAGGATTGCGGCGCGGCGGATCACCGGGATCGTGGTGCTTTCGGAAGGGCTGATGACCCATGAGAGCTACCACGAGGGCACTGGGGCGGAGGATTTGCGGATCTCGTGGTCGGTGGCGAAGAGCTATGTTTCGGCGCTGGTGGGCATATTGCTGGATGCCGGGGAGATCGAAAGCCTCGACGATCCGGTGACGCGCTATGCGCCCGCGCTTGCGGGCGGCGCCTATGACGGGGCGCGGATTGGCGATGTGTTGCGGATGCAATCGGGGGTGGCCTTCAACGAGGACTATTTCGATTACTGGTCCGATATCAACAAGATGGGCCGGATCATGGCGCTGGGCGGCTCGCTCGACAGCTTTACCGCCGGGCTTGACGGGCGCGCCGGGCCGCCCGGCGAGATCTGGCGCTACGTGTCGATGGACACCCATGTGCTGGGCATGGTGATGCGGGGCGCGACCGGGCAGGACATGGCGACGCTGCTGGGCGAGCGGTTGCTTAAGCCGATGGGGCTGGAGGGGCGGCCGACGCTGCTGACGGATGCGCGCGGGCAGGGGTTTGTGCTGGGCGGGCTGAACATGATGCTGCGGGATTATGCGCTGTTCGGGCTGCTCTACCTGCAGGACGGGCGGCTGGGCGAGCGGCGGATCGTGCCCTATGACTGGGTGCGGGAGAGCACCGTGCCGAGCGCCAACACCGCGCCCGGGGCAACGCGCTACGGGCTGCACTGGTGGATCCCGAAGACCGGAGAAGGAGAGTTCATGGCGGCGGGGATCTACGGGCAGTACATTTACGTGAACCGGCCGGCGCGGGTGGTGATTGCCGTGAGCGCGGCGGACCCGGGCTTTGGGCAGGAGGCGGTGCGGGACGGGATGATTGACTGGTTCCGCGAGATTGCCATTGCCAACGTGGAGGCGCGCTGA
- a CDS encoding DUF2237 family protein, translated as MTALDKFAPVNVLGGALEPCSNDPVTGFFRDGHCNSCLADAGSHTVCAVMTAEFLAYSKYVGNDLTTPMPQYGFEGLKPGDRWCLCASRFMQAHDEGCPPEVVLEATHQRALEIVPLELLQAVSIK; from the coding sequence ATGACGGCGCTGGACAAGTTTGCCCCGGTCAACGTGCTGGGCGGCGCGCTGGAGCCCTGCTCGAACGATCCGGTGACCGGGTTCTTCCGCGACGGGCATTGCAACTCCTGCCTTGCGGATGCCGGCAGCCACACGGTCTGCGCGGTGATGACGGCGGAGTTCCTGGCCTACAGCAAATACGTGGGCAACGACCTGACCACGCCGATGCCGCAATACGGGTTCGAGGGGCTGAAGCCGGGGGACCGCTGGTGCCTGTGTGCCAGCCGGTTCATGCAGGCCCATGACGAGGGCTGCCCGCCCGAGGTTGTGCTGGAGGCGACCCACCAGCGGGCGCTGGAGATCGTGCCGCTGGAGCTGTTGCAGGCGGTTTCGATCAAATAA
- a CDS encoding FAD-binding oxidoreductase produces the protein MTIPNAITRLAFLGDRLVTSGAVRDQHGQNETYYPDTLPDAVAFPETTDEVSQILKICHEESCPVVPYGAASSLEGQHLCTSGGISLDMNRMAALIETRPEDLNCTVQPGITRLRLNEELRATGLMFPVDPGADASIGGMAATRASGTTAVRYGTMRENILALEAVMADGTVIRTGTQARKSSTGYDLTHLLIGSEGTLGIITELTLRLQGIPEATSAATCRFDSVENAVNCVIATIQSGLPMARIELLDEMMVKGFNAYSGAGLPEEPHLFLEFHGTPASVAEQAETFGMIAEDFGASGWQVAEKAEDRTALWAMRHKAHYASAALGTGKHLWPTDVCVPISRLAEAVLQAQKDAVAMGLTSTIIGHVGDGNFHAGVSVDPSDPDEMRRAEAFTGALAKTALRLGGTVSGEHGIGLGKQRYMAAEHGAALAYMRAIKQAFDPRNILNPGKLLPPTNEVQNAAAE, from the coding sequence ATGACGATCCCAAACGCCATCACCCGCCTCGCCTTCCTCGGTGACCGTCTCGTCACCTCCGGCGCCGTGCGCGACCAGCACGGCCAGAACGAAACCTACTACCCCGACACCCTGCCAGACGCGGTCGCCTTCCCCGAAACCACCGATGAAGTCAGCCAGATCCTGAAAATCTGCCACGAGGAATCCTGCCCCGTCGTCCCCTACGGCGCCGCCTCATCCCTCGAAGGTCAACACCTCTGCACCTCCGGCGGCATCTCCCTCGACATGAACCGCATGGCTGCGCTCATCGAGACCCGCCCCGAAGATCTCAACTGCACCGTCCAGCCCGGCATCACCCGCCTTCGCCTCAACGAAGAACTCCGCGCCACCGGCCTGATGTTCCCGGTCGACCCGGGCGCCGATGCCTCCATCGGCGGCATGGCCGCAACCCGCGCCTCCGGCACCACCGCCGTGCGCTACGGCACCATGCGCGAGAACATCCTCGCCCTTGAGGCGGTGATGGCCGACGGCACCGTGATCCGCACCGGCACGCAGGCCCGCAAAAGCTCCACCGGCTATGACCTCACCCACCTGCTGATCGGCTCCGAGGGCACGCTCGGCATCATCACCGAACTGACCCTGCGCCTTCAGGGCATCCCCGAGGCCACCAGCGCCGCCACCTGCCGCTTTGACTCGGTGGAAAACGCGGTGAACTGCGTCATCGCCACCATCCAGTCCGGCCTGCCGATGGCCCGGATCGAGCTGCTCGACGAGATGATGGTGAAGGGCTTCAACGCCTATTCCGGCGCGGGCTTGCCGGAAGAGCCGCATCTGTTCCTTGAGTTCCACGGCACCCCCGCCAGCGTGGCCGAACAGGCCGAAACCTTCGGGATGATCGCGGAAGACTTCGGCGCCTCCGGCTGGCAAGTGGCCGAAAAGGCAGAAGACCGCACCGCCCTCTGGGCCATGCGCCACAAGGCGCATTATGCCTCCGCCGCGCTCGGCACGGGCAAGCACCTCTGGCCAACCGATGTTTGCGTGCCGATCTCGCGGCTGGCCGAGGCGGTGCTGCAAGCCCAGAAAGACGCCGTCGCGATGGGCCTGACCTCCACCATCATCGGCCATGTCGGCGATGGCAACTTTCATGCGGGCGTCAGCGTTGACCCGTCAGACCCCGACGAGATGCGCCGCGCCGAGGCCTTCACCGGGGCGCTCGCCAAGACCGCGCTGCGCCTTGGCGGCACCGTCTCGGGCGAGCACGGCATCGGCCTTGGCAAACAACGCTACATGGCAGCCGAGCACGGCGCCGCCCTTGCCTACATGCGCGCGATCAAGCAAGCCTTTGATCCACGCAACATCCTCAACCCCGGCAAGCTTCTGCCGCCAACAAACGAGGTGCAAAATGCTGCCGCAGAATAG
- a CDS encoding L-idonate 5-dehydrogenase, with protein sequence MKALYAHGAHDLRLEECEAVAPGPGEVALRMARGGICGSDLHYYHNGGFGTVKLREPMILGHEVAGEITALGAGVEGLAVGDLVAVSPSRPCAACEQCLRGLPNQCLNMRFYGSAMPFPHIQGAFRESLVAMASQCVPATGLTPAQAAMAEPLAVCLHATREAGDLLGKRVLITGCGPIGQLCILAARRAGAGEIVATDIAAPALTAAQTSGADLTLNTSQNPEALAPYTANKGYFDAAIECSGAPQALAACISALRPRGTLVQLGLSGDMSVPMMQVTAKELALKGSFRFHEEFAVAVALMQKGLINVTPLITHSFPLADYAEAFATASDKSRAMKVQLEF encoded by the coding sequence ATGAAGGCACTGTATGCCCATGGGGCGCATGATCTGCGCCTCGAGGAGTGCGAAGCCGTTGCGCCCGGCCCGGGCGAGGTTGCGCTGCGCATGGCCCGCGGCGGCATCTGCGGGTCTGATCTGCATTACTACCACAACGGCGGCTTCGGCACCGTCAAGCTGCGCGAGCCGATGATCCTTGGCCATGAGGTTGCGGGCGAGATCACCGCGCTCGGCGCGGGTGTCGAGGGCCTCGCCGTCGGAGACCTTGTCGCCGTCTCCCCCTCCCGCCCCTGCGCCGCCTGCGAGCAATGCCTGCGCGGCCTGCCCAACCAGTGCCTCAACATGCGCTTCTACGGCTCCGCCATGCCCTTCCCCCACATCCAGGGCGCCTTCCGCGAAAGCCTCGTGGCCATGGCCTCCCAATGCGTCCCCGCCACCGGCCTCACCCCCGCGCAGGCCGCCATGGCCGAGCCGCTGGCGGTCTGCCTCCACGCCACCCGGGAGGCGGGCGACCTCCTCGGCAAGCGCGTGCTCATCACCGGCTGCGGTCCCATCGGCCAGCTCTGCATCCTCGCCGCCCGCCGCGCCGGGGCCGGTGAAATCGTGGCAACCGACATCGCCGCCCCCGCCCTCACCGCCGCCCAAACCTCCGGCGCCGACCTCACGCTGAACACGAGCCAAAACCCCGAGGCCCTCGCCCCCTACACCGCCAACAAGGGCTATTTCGACGCCGCGATCGAATGCTCCGGCGCCCCGCAGGCCCTTGCCGCCTGCATCTCCGCCCTGCGCCCCCGCGGCACCCTCGTGCAGCTCGGCCTCTCCGGCGACATGTCGGTGCCGATGATGCAGGTCACCGCCAAGGAACTCGCCCTCAAAGGCTCCTTCCGCTTCCACGAAGAATTCGCCGTGGCCGTCGCCCTCATGCAGAAGGGCCTGATAAACGTGACCCCCCTCATCACCCACAGCTTCCCGCTGGCCGACTATGCCGAGGCCTTCGCAACCGCCTCCGACAAGTCCCGCGCCATGAAGGTCCAACTGGAATTCTGA
- a CDS encoding SDR family oxidoreductase yields the protein MKIFDLTGRWALVTGSSMGIGAALAKGLAEAGASVVLNARNGARLEEAAEGLRAGGAEVETLAFDVTDAGAVREAVEGYGKPINILVNNAGMQHRGPLEDFEPEDFDRLMRTNVNSAFYVGQAVARGMISRGAGKIINIASVQSLLARPGIAPYTASKGAITNLTKGMATDWAKHGLNCNAIAPGYFDTPLNAALVADPEFSAWLEKRTPAGRWGRVEELVGACVFLASDAASFVNGHTLFVDGGITASL from the coding sequence ATGAAGATTTTTGACCTGACCGGGCGCTGGGCGCTCGTCACCGGCTCGTCGATGGGCATCGGAGCGGCGCTGGCAAAGGGGTTGGCCGAAGCCGGGGCCTCTGTGGTGCTGAACGCGCGCAACGGGGCGCGACTGGAAGAGGCGGCCGAGGGGTTGCGCGCTGGCGGGGCCGAGGTGGAGACGCTGGCCTTTGACGTGACCGATGCAGGCGCGGTGCGCGAGGCGGTGGAGGGCTATGGCAAGCCGATCAACATTCTGGTGAACAACGCCGGGATGCAGCATCGCGGGCCGCTGGAAGATTTCGAGCCGGAAGACTTCGACCGGCTGATGCGCACCAATGTGAACTCGGCTTTCTACGTGGGGCAGGCGGTGGCGCGGGGGATGATCTCTCGCGGGGCGGGGAAGATCATCAACATCGCCTCGGTGCAGAGCCTGCTCGCCCGGCCCGGCATTGCGCCCTACACGGCCTCGAAGGGGGCGATCACCAACCTCACCAAGGGGATGGCGACCGACTGGGCGAAGCACGGGCTGAACTGCAACGCGATTGCGCCGGGGTATTTCGACACGCCGCTGAACGCGGCGCTGGTGGCGGACCCGGAGTTCAGTGCATGGCTCGAAAAGCGCACCCCTGCGGGGCGCTGGGGCCGCGTGGAAGAGCTGGTGGGGGCCTGCGTGTTTCTGGCCTCGGATGCGGCAAGTTTCGTGAACGGGCATACGCTGTTCGTGGATGGCGGGATTACCGCCAGTCTTTAG
- a CDS encoding LysE family translocator, with the protein MLTFAAAVLFLIITPGPGVLTTAGVGSGFGFKPGLRYVTGLFIGNNLVGFAVITGLAAVVLSVPAIRIVLTVASVAYLCYLAAKIAFAGSKIAFVEAKTAPGILNGVLLQTINPKAYAVNTALYAGFPFAPDNLVLETIAKVLIINAVWVPIHLGWLWAGATLHRLNLPESAHRKINYAMAASLLAVVALALYASFLK; encoded by the coding sequence ATGCTGACCTTCGCCGCCGCCGTCCTCTTCCTCATCATCACCCCCGGCCCGGGCGTGCTGACAACGGCGGGTGTCGGCTCGGGCTTCGGCTTCAAGCCCGGCCTGCGCTACGTCACCGGCCTCTTCATCGGCAACAACCTCGTGGGCTTCGCCGTCATCACCGGCCTCGCCGCCGTGGTCCTCTCCGTGCCCGCCATCCGCATCGTGCTCACCGTCGCCTCGGTGGCCTACCTCTGCTATCTTGCCGCCAAGATCGCCTTCGCGGGCAGCAAGATCGCCTTCGTCGAGGCCAAGACGGCGCCGGGCATCCTCAACGGCGTGCTGCTGCAAACCATCAACCCCAAGGCCTATGCGGTGAACACCGCGCTCTACGCCGGCTTCCCCTTCGCGCCCGACAATCTGGTGCTCGAAACCATCGCCAAGGTGCTCATCATCAACGCCGTCTGGGTGCCCATCCACCTCGGCTGGCTCTGGGCCGGGGCCACGCTGCACCGCCTCAACCTGCCCGAGAGCGCCCATCGCAAGATCAACTACGCCATGGCCGCCTCGCTGCTCGCCGTGGTCGCCCTCGCCCTCTACGCAAGTTTCCTCAAATGA
- a CDS encoding tetratricopeptide repeat protein has protein sequence MTRILPLSAVLLAMAAPVLAAGSDSTTPPSTTSTTTKCEKGQVFDEKTAKCLDAKSEAVTDDDRYNAARELAYNGKYDRALMVLAAAENQNDPRILNYKGFTHRKMGETEVAMSFYQAALKVDPDYILARSYMGQGLAASGDLAGATEQLEEIALRGGQETWAYASLMNAIGGVAVDY, from the coding sequence ATGACCCGTATTCTTCCCCTCTCCGCCGTTCTTCTTGCCATGGCCGCCCCGGTGCTGGCCGCTGGCTCCGACAGCACCACCCCGCCCTCGACCACCTCGACCACGACCAAGTGCGAGAAGGGCCAGGTGTTTGACGAGAAGACCGCCAAGTGCCTCGACGCCAAGTCGGAAGCCGTCACCGATGACGACCGCTACAACGCCGCCCGCGAGCTGGCCTACAACGGCAAGTACGACCGTGCGCTGATGGTGCTGGCCGCTGCCGAGAACCAGAACGACCCGCGCATCCTGAACTACAAGGGCTTCACCCACCGCAAGATGGGCGAGACCGAGGTGGCGATGAGCTTTTACCAGGCGGCGCTGAAGGTGGACCCGGATTACATCCTTGCCCGCTCCTACATGGGCCAGGGGCTGGCCGCGTCTGGCGATCTGGCCGGGGCCACCGAGCAGCTCGAAGAGATCGCCCTGCGCGGCGGTCAGGAGACCTGGGCCTACGCCAGCCTGATGAACGCGATTGGCGGGGTGGCGGTGGATTATTGA